The following coding sequences lie in one Enterococcus sp. 9E7_DIV0242 genomic window:
- a CDS encoding peptidoglycan amidohydrolase family protein, producing the protein MANSEQMIKWMSDRQGKVTYSMNSRLGPNSYDCSSAVYFALVAGGFLPTGMMGNTDSLFGHLEAAGWKKVAANSKGYYDVKRGDIFIWGTRGASGGAAGHTGIFIDSKDQMIHCNYGYNGITVNDHDTLWSHNGKPTVTIYRFTKAVETTIQNGATNTKPNTAASSGNKVYQVDDLQYVNGIWQVRCNYLVPTEFNWTENGIACADITLTDKNGNVLADQVTKKGSYFIIPEINVNSAGSSQKGSGNYYWLPIQFRNGGRVWLSAWDKKHLLHG; encoded by the coding sequence ATGGCGAATAGCGAACAAATGATCAAATGGATGAGTGACCGCCAAGGTAAGGTCACTTACTCCATGAACAGCCGTTTGGGTCCCAACAGCTATGACTGCTCTAGTGCAGTCTATTTCGCTTTAGTTGCCGGTGGTTTTCTACCGACCGGTATGATGGGTAATACAGATAGTTTATTTGGGCATTTAGAAGCGGCAGGATGGAAGAAAGTAGCTGCAAATTCAAAGGGGTATTACGATGTAAAACGGGGAGATATCTTTATCTGGGGAACTCGTGGTGCCAGTGGTGGAGCAGCAGGACATACGGGAATCTTTATTGATTCTAAAGATCAGATGATCCACTGTAACTATGGCTATAATGGGATTACGGTAAATGACCATGACACACTATGGTCGCATAATGGAAAGCCGACGGTCACCATTTATCGCTTTACTAAAGCTGTTGAAACGACTATTCAAAATGGAGCGACAAATACAAAACCTAACACAGCTGCTTCCAGCGGCAATAAAGTGTACCAAGTGGATGATTTACAGTATGTCAATGGCATTTGGCAAGTTCGCTGTAATTATTTGGTCCCAACGGAATTTAACTGGACTGAGAACGGTATTGCTTGTGCGGACATTACGTTGACTGATAAAAACGGAAATGTACTCGCGGATCAAGTCACTAAAAAGGGGAGTTATTTCATCATTCCTGAAATCAATGTGAACAGTGCTGGATCAAGCCAGAAAGGCAGTGGCAACTATTATTGGTTGCCGATACAGTTTAGAAATGGTGGACGAGTCTGGTTGAGTGCCTGGGATAAAAAGCATTTGCTTCATGGGTAG
- a CDS encoding phage holin, which produces MKQVSAETIARTIVLMLALINQVLAILGKGTIDIAENDLYQVISLLFTIGSTAVAWWKNNSFTAAAIEADERLKELKEDGE; this is translated from the coding sequence ATGAAACAAGTATCAGCAGAAACAATCGCACGGACGATCGTATTAATGCTTGCTTTGATCAATCAAGTACTGGCCATTCTTGGTAAAGGAACGATCGATATTGCTGAGAATGATCTTTACCAAGTTATTTCATTGCTATTCACCATTGGTTCTACTGCAGTAGCATGGTGGAAAAATAACAGCTTTACTGCAGCTGCAATTGAAGCAGATGAGCGGTTGAAGGAGCTGAAAGAAGATGGCGAATAG